Within Aphelocoma coerulescens isolate FSJ_1873_10779 chromosome 1A, UR_Acoe_1.0, whole genome shotgun sequence, the genomic segment ACTTCCCATGCGTCAGACAGGGAAACCTTCAAAGTATTGCTGCATTTCAGATGAGTAATTTGAGACAAATGCTGTGGGTTGCTTTAGAGCTGTGGGTCTCAGCAGTGACCATCTTGAACAGTAGCTTCCAGCTgagctgggacacctcagcaAGGTGGAAGGGAGAAGAGTGAGCCCACAGGTGAAGAGCAGCAACTCCGTATGTGCTCCATGCAATCTACCCACAGAAAACATCTAGACTGAGTCTTCATCTCTGCTGTGAACTCTGAGTGGTCCCAgcatggggggagggggaaagggaagaagtCTGTTCTAGGAAGAGTGCTGGGTGCTGCACAAAGACAGGTACAAGATGGGTCTGTACAAGAGTTTTGCTGTCACATTATCTCCAAGCTGGTGCACATACTCCTGATGACTGCCAGGTGGTGTGATCCCTGGACACCAGCAAGCAAGGGAGAGGTAGAGGTTGGGCAGTGGCGTGAGTGCACTACCACCTTGGCAAAAGGGGCAGTTAAGCATCAGCAGGGCTCAGCTTCTGGCTCGGTCTTGGCGGCAGGAGGTAGCAATGGTTTCTCATCAAGCGTGATTTCTATCACCGCCCCGGATCGCTTGCGGGGCTCAGGGGTCTCCTCTGACCATCTCCCCACCCTGCGCACCCCTTTGGCCACTTTGGGTGCGTTCCTGCAGGGGTTGTGGTCGTAGATCACCAGCTTCAGGCCAGGGAGGTGAGCTAGGCTGGGGAAGAACCGGATGGAATTGCGATCCACGTCGATCACCTCCAGGAAGGGCATGTCCAGGAGCACGGGAGGGAACTCGGACAGCAGGTTTCCTGACAGCCAGATGGTGCGCAGCTCCTGCAGGcactgcagctggggagggagcgTGCGCAGGGCGTTGGAGCCGGCATGCAGGGTCTTGAGCAGGCTGAGCTCACACACCACTTCGGGCAGGTACTGCAGGCAGTTGGACTCGATCCAGAGGGTCTTGAGGTTCTGCAGGAGTCGGAGCTCGAGGGGCAGGCTGCAGAGCTTGTTGTTGCCCAGGTAGAGGatgcacagctgcttcagcgtGCACACAACTAGGGGCAGTACTTTGAAGTTGTTGAAGTCCAGTGCCAAGATCTGCAGgttttgcagctgctccagctcaggGGGCAGATGGTTAAGGTTGTTGTCACTCAGGTACAGCTTAACCAGTTCCCTAAAAGAGCAAATATGCACAGGCAGCTGCCTCATCTGCCTGCCACTCAGATCCACCATTTTATCCACTGGCATCTCTTCTAGGTCTTCTAGGAGGTACTTCTGGCACTTGTTAGAGGGCACAAAAGCAACAATGGCTTTCAGACTGTTGCCCATCTCGGGATTTTGTTTTGGGATGGCCGGCACTGCGAGGGACGGAGAGGCCTGCCTTGTTCTTCTCCTGCTGCGCACTGGCCTGTTGGTAACTCGTTCTTCCCAATATAAGGCTCTGTTTACATGGCACCAGCCTTTAATCTCAAGGGCTCTGAAATGTTTCTGATAACTGAATGAGTGTTTGGTGATGGGGATTATAGACAGGGCGATTCAGGGCCCAGGTCTCCCTCTCTCACTCACACTCCCACTCGCTCACCCCTCCCAAAAACATTCCTTCTTGCCTCTTCTTGCACACTGTAAATGTTCTCTGATTTTGCCCCAAACAAAATCAGGGTCACGCCAgtgccccagcccctcacctctTGCTTGCAGCCGCGCTGTCTGTGTAGCCAAtgcaggcagcagggatgggctTGGGAAACTAAACACCACAGCAGACCAAATTTTTAAGCTCAGATGTTTAACTTTCATGAAACTTTcagcagaaatgtcagatatAATCAAATAGTGATTTAAAATAACTGTCAAGACTTGACTTTCAAGACGAGTGGCACTTTCAGGATGTATTTTGAAAGGTGCCAAATACTTGGACTTCAGAGTGTAACTTGCCACCCAATACCTATTATAAAGCTTTAACACAAATACTTGGCAAATTGCTATCTTGAGCCATTCTACTATTTATATTCCTAGTTTAATGGTATTTATTATAGCCTCTGGCACTCTTGACTGTGTAGGGCCTTTTTCATTACAATATGTTTTACTTCTTGTCCATAGGGCCTTTTTCATTACATTATGTTTTACTCCTTGTCTGAATCCCAATGTAATGTGCTATCACAAACTGCCAAGGCTGTTCTCCATTCACCTTCCAACTGTGCTACTGCAGTTCCCGTATCTGTACCAAAACCTCTTAAGAAACTCCCATGGATTTAATTCCATCAAGATTCTCACTTGTTATGAGTGACAGAAATCCAGTGTTGCAAAGTTACGGCTATTTAGATGTGACAGTATAAACTGTTCTCCTCTCATCAAGACCCATTTTGCTATTCAGTTCTAATTTCCAGGAGCATTCCCATGTATAGGGAACCTCTGCATAGTTTGACTTGTTGAGCTGCTGCTATTTCAAGCTTTCCTGGGGACTCATatgtatccctgcccatggcaggggggttggaactacatGATCTTTAGGATTCCTTCTAACCCAACCCATTCTCTGATTGTCCTGCCTGTGTGTTGGCCACGGCTCTACCATGAACTTTGGATGTTAAAGCTGGCAGAGTGTTTTAAGGTAAAAGAACCTTTTCATCACCTGGCTCTTTGCTTTGATAGCTACAGCTCATTGCTGTCATTTTCCACACTCTACCATAATTTAGGGAGAATACTTTCTTTGAACAATCAGCAATTGGCTTCGGGGTATTAGGTGATATACTACCAAAATCCATGACTGCTGAGAGGCATATGCTCTTGAAAAACAACAGGCTGAGCAAACAGAAGATTGAGGAAAAGGCACCACTTAAAGGGGCCTATAGATTTCTGGACAAATCTGGTAATACAGAGCTCTCTACTATCACTAGCTATCAGTTTGGTATAGGCTATAGGATGTTTATGAGCCTTTTCCCCACAAGATGAGTGGCTGTGCCATGCAGCAGTGATGCTATGAAATGTATGGAGGGCTTTCCTCTGGGAGGAGAACaacagggcacacctgggaacCAGTGTTCCAACAGGACGGAGAACAGTGAGTGCTGAGACCTGAGTGCCATAAAATAGGGTTTGGATGGAGAAGCTGGGCAGAGTATCAAGCCTGGAGAACAAAGATAATGTCACAGTCATCTGTGGTGGTGCTGTGGAATAGAAGGCCTGAAAGTTCCCTCTCTGATGGCAGGACGTGCTGTGCATGGCACCCCAGCAGCAAGAGGCCGGTTTGCACTGCATGAGCATCTCCCTCTAGacacttctttctgctttgacacTCTGTGTCCTGTCAGAGGACCACTGTGGGGAATGTGTCAGCAGGTTGttgtatttgtttttcatttctaaaCAACCGTGGCACCTTCTGAAGGCAAGGGTCCCTCCCCTTAACGCACTGTAGGCTACAGGTGTGGAAAACCAAATACATTTGACATAATCAATAATGAATGTGCATCCACAGCAAAGCCTTGTCTTTTAGACAAATCTTTTC encodes:
- the LRRC10 gene encoding leucine-rich repeat-containing protein 10, yielding MGNSLKAIVAFVPSNKCQKYLLEDLEEMPVDKMVDLSGRQMRQLPVHICSFRELVKLYLSDNNLNHLPPELEQLQNLQILALDFNNFKVLPLVVCTLKQLCILYLGNNKLCSLPLELRLLQNLKTLWIESNCLQYLPEVVCELSLLKTLHAGSNALRTLPPQLQCLQELRTIWLSGNLLSEFPPVLLDMPFLEVIDVDRNSIRFFPSLAHLPGLKLVIYDHNPCRNAPKVAKGVRRVGRWSEETPEPRKRSGAVIEITLDEKPLLPPAAKTEPEAEPC